One genomic window of Gallaecimonas sp. GXIMD4217 includes the following:
- a CDS encoding GatB/YqeY domain-containing protein, translated as MSLIEQLKDAQKDAMRAKAKERLGTLRLALAAIKQVEVDEQKTLSDDEIIAVLTKMVKQRRDSISQYESAGRSDLAEAEAAEIVVLQDFLPQPLSEQELAALIDEAMAATGAQSMQDMGKVMGYLKPKVQGRADMGALSGAIKAKLS; from the coding sequence ATGAGTCTCATCGAACAACTCAAAGACGCGCAGAAGGATGCCATGCGTGCCAAGGCCAAAGAGCGCCTTGGCACGCTTCGTTTGGCCCTGGCCGCCATCAAGCAGGTCGAGGTCGACGAGCAGAAGACCCTCTCCGACGATGAAATCATTGCCGTGCTCACCAAGATGGTGAAGCAGCGCCGTGATTCCATCAGCCAGTACGAAAGCGCCGGTCGTTCCGACCTGGCCGAAGCCGAAGCCGCCGAAATCGTCGTGCTCCAGGACTTCCTGCCTCAGCCCCTGAGCGAGCAGGAGCTGGCTGCACTTATCGACGAAGCCATGGCCGCTACTGGTGCCCAGTCCATGCAGGATATGGGCAAGGTCATGGGCTACCTCAAGCCCAAGGTGCAGGGCCGCGCCGATATGGGCGCACTCAGCGGCGCCATCAAGGCCAAGCTGTCCTAA